In Paenibacillus ihbetae, the following are encoded in one genomic region:
- a CDS encoding CGNR zinc finger domain-containing protein — protein sequence MPKKIAPSFYFIGNNLALDFINTKVVADRKPVELLRASEDVWNWLLLTGSFTAQQVDPVTQWREEPTLVKEAIELRTSLHSIVRQRMLKAEVSMEDLERINLFLKSKAITTRMFSKEGQIASVRHIELQQPSDLLFPVAEAAVDLFTNFDFGLVKKCGNPDCVLYFYDNSKNSTRRWCSQKTCGNRMKVAAFMERRKKEEAEKSKNPG from the coding sequence ATGCCGAAAAAAATAGCACCTTCCTTTTATTTTATTGGGAACAACCTTGCATTGGATTTTATTAATACGAAGGTTGTAGCCGACCGAAAGCCCGTGGAGCTGCTTCGAGCGTCGGAAGACGTATGGAATTGGCTTCTTCTAACCGGATCCTTCACCGCTCAACAGGTTGATCCCGTGACCCAATGGAGAGAAGAGCCTACGTTAGTCAAGGAAGCCATCGAACTGCGCACAAGCCTGCATTCGATAGTCAGACAGAGGATGTTAAAGGCAGAAGTGTCAATGGAAGATCTTGAACGAATAAACTTGTTTCTTAAGAGTAAAGCCATAACCACTAGAATGTTCTCAAAGGAAGGGCAAATTGCTTCCGTGCGTCACATTGAACTTCAACAGCCGAGTGACCTGCTTTTTCCTGTCGCGGAAGCTGCGGTTGATTTGTTTACGAATTTCGATTTCGGACTGGTAAAAAAGTGCGGAAATCCAGATTGCGTATTGTATTTTTATGATAACAGCAAGAATAGTACGAGACGGTGGTGCAGTCAGAAGACATGCGGCAATCGAATGAAGGTAGCGGCCTTCATGGAACGACGAAAAAAAGAAGAAGCGGAAAAGTCAAAGAACCCTGGATGA
- a CDS encoding Gfo/Idh/MocA family protein, with the protein MLKVAIIGTGAISPSHIEAYLQFEERCKIVALCDLYPEKAEARREQYGLDAKIVQDYKELLQDGIDLVSICMPPYVHAQVTVDFLNAGSHVLVEKPMAASLKECDDMIEAAQNSGKLLSVIAQNRFRNPIMKLKRVLDSGVAGRILHAQVDSFWWRGHCYYDLWWRGTWEKEGGGPTLNHAVHHIDGLLWMLGRPIQVQAYMSNVAHDNAEVEDLSIAMMKYPNGALGQLTSSVVHHGEEQQYVFQGQFARISAPWRVTASTSLPNGFPERDLELEAEIQKYYDELPDLPYEGHTGQIDNVLSAIEHGTPVLIDGESGRSTLELIMSIYKSASTGENVQLPLSTEDPFYTHKGAQQKVPYFHQKGKSVENFTDVKITTGSSYGEKK; encoded by the coding sequence ATGTTAAAGGTTGCAATTATAGGTACGGGGGCAATTTCACCAAGTCATATCGAAGCATATCTGCAGTTCGAGGAACGCTGTAAAATTGTTGCCTTATGCGATCTTTACCCCGAGAAGGCGGAAGCGAGGCGGGAACAGTACGGACTAGATGCCAAAATCGTACAAGATTATAAGGAACTGCTCCAAGACGGAATCGATCTCGTGTCCATCTGTATGCCTCCGTATGTTCATGCGCAGGTTACGGTCGATTTCTTGAACGCAGGAAGCCATGTCCTTGTAGAGAAGCCTATGGCAGCGTCGCTTAAGGAATGTGACGATATGATCGAAGCGGCACAGAATAGCGGTAAGCTGTTGTCCGTTATCGCCCAGAATCGATTCAGAAACCCGATTATGAAGCTGAAGCGCGTATTGGACAGCGGCGTGGCTGGCAGGATTTTGCATGCCCAAGTGGATTCTTTCTGGTGGCGGGGCCATTGTTATTACGACTTATGGTGGCGCGGCACTTGGGAGAAGGAGGGGGGAGGCCCCACGCTGAATCATGCCGTTCATCATATTGACGGGTTGCTGTGGATGCTTGGACGTCCAATCCAAGTACAAGCTTATATGAGCAACGTTGCTCATGACAACGCCGAGGTGGAGGATTTGTCCATAGCAATGATGAAATATCCGAATGGAGCCTTGGGGCAGCTTACCAGCTCGGTCGTCCACCACGGGGAAGAGCAGCAGTACGTTTTCCAGGGGCAGTTTGCCCGGATTTCCGCCCCTTGGCGGGTAACGGCCTCCACTTCCTTGCCGAACGGATTCCCGGAGCGCGATCTGGAACTGGAAGCGGAAATTCAGAAATACTATGACGAATTGCCGGATTTGCCGTACGAAGGCCATACCGGTCAGATCGACAATGTGCTGAGCGCGATCGAGCATGGAACGCCGGTGCTCATCGACGGAGAAAGCGGGCGCAGCACATTGGAGTTGATCATGAGCATCTATAAATCCGCAAGCACGGGTGAGAACGTGCAGCTCCCGCTGAGTACGGAGGATCCTTTCTATACACATAAGGGTGCTCAACAGAAAGTCCCCTATTTCCATCAAAAGGGCAAAAGCGTAGAAAATTTTACGGACGTGAAGATCACGACAGGAAGCAGTTACGGTGAAAAAAAATGA
- a CDS encoding pyridoxamine 5'-phosphate oxidase family protein, translating into MKGATNFLRTQSLIICSTIDNDGKAWCSFLTGEPGFINVISEKELSVTSQPPTSDPIFRHLQDKPDIGLLAIDFFRRIRMRINGKGRLDGERLYVNTEQVYGNCPKYIQKRSLQPSGGYYRKERISTQGHHLSSKQQEWIRKADTFFIGSGNEEGKMDASHRGGLPGFVAVEDNRTLLFPDYFGNSMYNTLGNIYSNPATGLLFIDFDGGHSLQLSGRSEIIWDKMQISRFPGAERLVRYYIEDVVYIQNATPIMWEFLEYSPTSPSFSQET; encoded by the coding sequence ATGAAAGGTGCAACTAACTTTCTACGAACCCAATCGCTTATCATATGTTCCACGATCGATAATGATGGGAAGGCTTGGTGCTCGTTTCTGACTGGCGAACCTGGGTTTATCAATGTGATCTCCGAGAAAGAGTTGTCCGTGACCTCTCAACCCCCAACAAGTGATCCCATCTTTCGTCACTTACAAGATAAGCCCGATATCGGGCTTCTAGCGATCGACTTCTTCCGACGGATTCGCATGAGAATTAATGGAAAAGGCAGATTGGATGGGGAGAGGCTCTATGTAAACACCGAACAGGTATACGGAAATTGCCCTAAATATATACAGAAACGATCATTGCAACCAAGCGGCGGCTACTACCGAAAGGAACGAATATCGACCCAAGGTCATCATCTTAGTTCCAAACAACAAGAATGGATACGAAAGGCAGATACTTTCTTTATCGGAAGTGGCAATGAGGAAGGAAAAATGGACGCTTCCCATCGGGGAGGGCTTCCGGGATTTGTGGCAGTCGAGGATAACCGTACGCTGCTCTTCCCTGATTATTTCGGTAACTCCATGTATAACACACTTGGTAATATATACAGCAATCCGGCTACCGGGCTGTTGTTTATCGATTTTGACGGCGGACATTCGCTGCAGTTGAGCGGACGATCCGAAATTATCTGGGATAAAATGCAGATTTCCCGATTTCCGGGGGCGGAAAGGCTTGTCAGATACTATATTGAGGATGTGGTCTACATACAGAACGCCACGCCGATCATGTGGGAGTTTCTCGAATATTCCCCCACAAGCCCATCGTTTTCACAGGAAACTTAA
- a CDS encoding ABC transporter permease codes for MNNMWTVIRFTFMNKARTKSFLVSTLIFALIITIGINLPFLIQWFTGDKDDSGEAVRIGLVYGQEQTLAEQLQTAWGNLPTTYELVKYEANDEAALKQDIKDGVIEGYLTFEAQEGSTFPTVVYSSEDEGINMELQSNLQAALQVAKTRTIVAGLNLTDDQINALNTPVQIDTRSIDANEAGKVGGAAAEDEASEVMNYIVVYALVILFFFTLMGTGNMIASEVTTEKSSRIMEILITSVSPLSQMFGKVIGMFLLGLSQIAVFAVVIAVNVMLPHNIGALQDMNLDVSAIDPMLIVFGLIFYIFGYFLYAVLYAAIGSIVSRTEDLGQAVMPITMLSLVAFYIAIFSLSTPNSMLLKVSSYIPFISPTTILIRIGLGDIPFWEILLSLAILFVAILIFGWLAAKIYRTGVLMYGKRPTFKELRKAMKAYKM; via the coding sequence ATGAATAATATGTGGACGGTTATTCGATTTACATTCATGAATAAGGCAAGAACGAAATCGTTTCTAGTTTCGACCCTGATTTTTGCACTTATCATTACCATCGGTATCAATTTGCCGTTCCTGATCCAATGGTTTACCGGCGACAAGGACGACTCCGGCGAAGCGGTACGCATCGGCCTTGTTTACGGACAAGAGCAAACCCTTGCTGAACAATTGCAGACCGCATGGGGCAACCTGCCGACTACGTATGAACTGGTGAAATACGAGGCAAATGATGAGGCTGCGCTGAAGCAAGATATTAAAGACGGGGTAATCGAGGGGTACCTGACATTCGAAGCCCAAGAAGGCAGTACGTTCCCGACGGTTGTCTATAGCTCGGAGGATGAGGGCATCAACATGGAGCTTCAATCCAACCTGCAGGCGGCGCTTCAAGTTGCAAAGACCCGGACGATCGTTGCGGGACTGAATCTGACGGATGATCAGATCAATGCGCTGAATACGCCGGTTCAGATCGATACTCGCAGCATTGACGCTAACGAAGCCGGCAAGGTCGGCGGTGCTGCTGCCGAAGACGAAGCTTCCGAGGTTATGAACTACATCGTGGTTTATGCACTGGTTATCCTGTTCTTCTTCACGCTCATGGGGACCGGGAATATGATCGCTTCAGAGGTTACAACCGAGAAGAGCTCCCGTATTATGGAGATCCTCATTACCAGCGTGTCGCCGCTTAGCCAAATGTTTGGCAAAGTCATCGGAATGTTCCTGCTGGGATTGTCGCAAATCGCTGTGTTCGCTGTCGTGATTGCCGTGAACGTGATGCTGCCGCATAATATCGGCGCACTGCAGGATATGAACCTTGATGTCTCGGCCATTGATCCAATGCTGATCGTGTTCGGTCTGATCTTCTATATTTTCGGGTATTTCCTCTATGCGGTGCTGTATGCAGCAATCGGCTCCATCGTCAGCCGTACCGAGGATTTGGGCCAGGCCGTTATGCCGATCACGATGCTGTCGCTCGTCGCTTTCTACATCGCAATCTTTAGTCTAAGCACGCCGAACTCGATGCTGCTGAAGGTATCCAGCTACATTCCGTTCATCTCGCCGACAACGATCCTGATCCGAATCGGCCTTGGAGATATCCCGTTCTGGGAGATCCTGCTGTCGCTGGCGATTCTGTTCGTCGCAATCCTGATCTTTGGCTGGCTGGCCGCGAAAATCTACCGCACCGGCGTGCTGATGTACGGCAAGCGTCCGACCTTTAAAGAGCTTCGCAAAGCAATGAAGGCTTATAAGATGTAA
- a CDS encoding TraB/GumN family protein, with product MKNWKRMLLSLIVSAGIITTAAAPAMAAPKQPAVKVNDQTVAYAGGTPVIDHGTTYVPLKTTLQAMDAKLKNAADDTIHAVVDGKTITLKSKLKRINGVTYAPIRVVGDAAGYEVRWDAKTRTVVLVSKATETAQTGGRGFMWEVESNGNTVYLVGSMHIADDSFYPLRPEFEEAFAEADYLGVEVDVSKAADEAQQQLIMDMGMYKDGTTLKDHVSSETYAKLDKILTESGMKPNALDAFKPWVVESTISSLKAVKAGYEAAQGIDLYFVQKAIERKIPVIELESYELQLSMFNGFSKELQEKNLNLVLDNFDVLDDSVEQLGKMWKTGNDEALLEFTNSMAVDEEYNKAMLVDRNIGMAEKIDGYLKNGKNEEYFIVVGAAHYLGEHGIVKLLEDKGYTVVRK from the coding sequence ATGAAAAATTGGAAACGAATGCTCTTATCGCTTATCGTCTCAGCGGGAATTATCACTACAGCAGCTGCACCTGCAATGGCTGCTCCCAAGCAGCCGGCCGTTAAGGTGAATGATCAGACCGTAGCATATGCCGGAGGCACTCCGGTCATCGATCACGGAACAACGTATGTTCCGCTGAAAACGACGCTCCAGGCAATGGATGCGAAGCTTAAGAATGCCGCAGATGATACGATTCACGCGGTAGTGGACGGCAAGACGATAACGCTGAAAAGCAAGCTCAAGCGCATCAATGGCGTAACCTATGCCCCGATTCGGGTGGTCGGCGATGCGGCTGGATATGAGGTCCGTTGGGATGCCAAAACGCGCACGGTAGTGCTGGTTTCCAAAGCGACCGAAACCGCACAGACCGGCGGCCGTGGGTTTATGTGGGAAGTAGAAAGCAATGGCAACACGGTGTATCTGGTGGGCTCCATGCATATCGCGGATGACAGCTTCTACCCGCTGCGTCCGGAATTTGAGGAAGCTTTTGCCGAAGCGGACTATCTCGGTGTCGAGGTGGATGTCAGCAAGGCAGCCGACGAGGCTCAGCAGCAGCTGATCATGGATATGGGCATGTATAAGGATGGGACGACGCTCAAGGATCATGTATCCAGCGAGACGTACGCCAAGCTCGACAAAATCCTGACGGAGAGCGGCATGAAGCCGAATGCCTTGGATGCTTTCAAGCCTTGGGTCGTGGAATCCACGATCAGCAGCTTGAAAGCGGTGAAGGCTGGATACGAAGCCGCTCAAGGAATCGATCTGTATTTCGTCCAGAAAGCGATCGAACGCAAAATTCCGGTAATCGAGCTGGAATCCTATGAATTGCAGCTGAGCATGTTTAACGGCTTCTCCAAAGAGCTGCAGGAGAAAAATCTCAACCTTGTGTTGGACAATTTCGATGTACTGGATGACAGTGTTGAGCAATTGGGTAAAATGTGGAAGACGGGCAATGATGAGGCGCTGCTGGAGTTCACCAACAGCATGGCCGTTGATGAGGAATACAACAAAGCGATGCTGGTTGACCGAAACATCGGAATGGCCGAGAAAATCGACGGATATCTGAAAAACGGCAAAAACGAAGAGTACTTCATCGTGGTTGGCGCAGCCCACTATCTGGGTGAGCATGGGATCGTCAAGCTGCTGGAGGACAAAGGATACACTGTCGTTCGGAAGTAA
- a CDS encoding AraC family transcriptional regulator: MSFAGNYSISPLYFAYKRKSENYAHKETFHSHLGVEVLFIHQGKGTMIVNNISYEIKPGMLCIFQPCQLHHLKLEYDDHQCFERSIAIFEPTVYESYFKQWPALHEFYNFIYLGNLPFPCLYEVDAPYLDSAYKSMHDRFPTLTGTEKYEEISLFLVALFRSLKQIWDKRKERGTTYPARRKNHRVEHILNWIETNYKVPFRLDDMAKSLHLSPYHLSHLFKEATGISITEYIAARRIHQSIQLLATTKKPISLIAEEIGLTNSSYFCKLFKSQMGITPHQYRKKWTST, encoded by the coding sequence TTGTCGTTTGCAGGGAATTACAGTATTTCTCCCTTGTACTTCGCGTATAAACGTAAAAGCGAAAACTACGCGCATAAGGAGACCTTCCATTCCCACCTTGGCGTTGAAGTATTGTTCATTCATCAAGGAAAAGGAACCATGATCGTAAATAACATCAGCTATGAGATTAAGCCGGGCATGCTTTGTATTTTTCAGCCTTGCCAGCTCCATCACCTTAAGCTTGAATATGACGATCACCAGTGTTTCGAACGATCGATTGCGATCTTCGAACCGACGGTGTACGAATCCTATTTTAAACAATGGCCCGCACTCCACGAATTTTACAATTTTATATACTTAGGCAATCTCCCCTTCCCTTGTCTCTATGAAGTCGATGCCCCTTACCTGGACAGTGCATACAAGAGCATGCACGATCGATTCCCGACACTGACCGGCACGGAAAAATATGAAGAAATTTCGCTGTTTCTTGTCGCACTGTTTCGCTCCCTGAAACAGATATGGGATAAGCGGAAAGAACGAGGCACAACGTACCCAGCCCGCCGTAAAAATCATCGGGTGGAGCACATTTTGAACTGGATCGAAACGAACTATAAGGTTCCTTTCCGATTGGACGATATGGCCAAGTCGTTGCATCTGTCTCCCTACCATTTGTCACATCTCTTCAAAGAAGCGACAGGGATCAGTATCACGGAATACATTGCAGCCCGAAGGATTCATCAATCCATCCAGCTGTTAGCGACTACGAAAAAACCGATCTCGCTCATTGCGGAGGAGATCGGTTTAACGAATAGCTCATATTTTTGCAAATTGTTCAAATCGCAAATGGGAATCACGCCGCATCAATATCGAAAGAAATGGACGAGTACTTAA